Proteins co-encoded in one Marinomonas sp. IMCC 4694 genomic window:
- the cobN gene encoding cobaltochelatase subunit CobN: protein MHLLAAKPGGFVDDEGIVDLGQTPADLVILAAADSVLGALGSALDHGINTLSEGAFPSVRLANWMQLVKPAAFDLYEHKVLDHALVVVVSLLGGEHYWAYGFQQLQYWAKAKPSRTLIIVPGDDAPDPSLTKVSTAQPEDVHRVWRYLRESGQANSLQLFHFLADRYCNLSTEWQEPAPLPSALIYHAGHASSFLTWQQHYAESIQNGLPVVVVAFYRSHLQSGNTQMFDGLLSVLEQENTVPLAVAVSSLKDDVSVGLIESLIERTDAKVILNTTGFAANRVGSPDLASEPTDFQSAFASPIPVLQLILSGSTEEDWQAQTQGLRSRDVAMQIVLPEMDGRIITRAVSFKTLSHYNDTAQVDLVRYELHEERARFVAQLAKRFANLAIKPNHEKRIAFVLANYPTKDGRIGNGVGLDTPASTINLLKALEHAGYPIADVPEHGNALIEALLGAVTNNPNTLHERGCWQSLALDDYLHYFYQLPLESQNAVWDRWGAPENDHKCREQNGERRIMLAGIRLGETFVGIQPARGFNLDLAANYHDPDLIPPHSYLAFYFWLRHVYKVDAFVHVGKHGNLEWLPGKGTALSDQCWPDIALGPMPNFYPFIVNDPGEGAQAKRRTQATIIDHLMPPMTRAETYGDMAELENLVDEYYQAMGMDVRRETWLREQILEKVQTTHLLEELIGIESDNDDSVLEGLDTYLCEIKEAQIRHGLHRLGELPEADKLADTLVALLRLPRGKEATSQGILHALVEDLSLSQDDFDPMQSLRTPWLGKQPDALLAVSEAPWRTHADTKERLELLAKQFVLSYLVRNDSTVDLTRAYPQTSALLSHSKKTLMRALEQSAHDEIHALLIGLEGGFIPPGPSGAPTRGRLDTLPTGRNFFSVDNRAIPSPAAWAIGQQSAEALIQRHLQEHGDYPKDLGLSVWGTATMRTGGDDIAQAFALMGVRPIWAPGSNRVTDFEVLSCMRLGRPRVDVTLRVSGFFRDAFANVMRLYDAAVQAIADFEEPGTGNTIRANVQARKQTLLDQGMDEELANRQATYRVFGSKPGAYGAGLQGLIDERCWDTKADLAEAYVNWGGYAYDGNTYNKEQDGVEAKSAFVERLSQLDAVVQNQDNREHDILDSDDYYQFQGGMTNAVTEFSGQAPSVYHSDHSNPSAPKIRTLKEELNRVVRSRVLNPKWIDAMQSHGYKGAFEMTATVDYLFAYDATTDLVADYQYEQVTDRLLLDPDNQAFMRDNNPHALEEMGERLLEAIQRGMWQNAEAHRQKIQSLLLDLDQQQEQEDKRQ, encoded by the coding sequence GTGCATTTATTAGCCGCCAAACCGGGTGGATTTGTTGACGACGAGGGTATTGTCGATTTAGGGCAAACGCCGGCCGATTTGGTGATCTTGGCCGCGGCCGACAGCGTATTAGGTGCGCTCGGCAGCGCTTTAGATCATGGCATCAATACCTTATCTGAAGGCGCTTTTCCGAGTGTTCGCCTGGCCAATTGGATGCAACTGGTTAAACCCGCCGCGTTTGACTTGTATGAGCACAAGGTACTCGACCACGCTCTCGTCGTGGTCGTTTCCTTGTTGGGTGGCGAGCATTACTGGGCCTATGGTTTCCAACAATTGCAGTATTGGGCAAAGGCCAAACCTAGTCGAACTCTGATTATTGTGCCCGGTGACGACGCCCCCGATCCTTCCTTAACCAAGGTTTCTACTGCGCAGCCTGAAGACGTGCATCGGGTATGGCGATATTTGCGCGAAAGTGGCCAAGCCAATTCTTTACAGTTGTTTCATTTTCTTGCGGATCGGTATTGTAATCTGTCCACTGAGTGGCAAGAGCCTGCGCCTTTGCCCAGTGCATTGATCTACCACGCCGGTCACGCGTCGAGCTTTTTAACATGGCAACAGCATTACGCCGAGTCGATCCAAAACGGTCTTCCTGTGGTCGTTGTGGCGTTTTATCGCTCTCATCTACAAAGCGGCAATACCCAGATGTTCGATGGTTTGCTAAGCGTGCTAGAGCAAGAAAATACGGTGCCGCTGGCGGTGGCGGTGAGCTCATTAAAAGACGATGTGTCGGTGGGTTTAATCGAATCGCTGATCGAGCGCACCGATGCAAAAGTGATTTTGAACACCACAGGCTTTGCGGCAAATCGAGTGGGCAGCCCCGATTTGGCCTCGGAGCCGACGGATTTTCAGTCGGCCTTTGCGTCGCCGATTCCCGTATTACAGCTGATCTTATCCGGCAGCACCGAAGAAGATTGGCAAGCACAAACTCAAGGGTTGCGCAGCCGAGACGTGGCGATGCAAATCGTCTTGCCCGAAATGGACGGGCGCATCATTACCCGTGCGGTCAGCTTTAAAACCTTGAGTCATTACAACGACACTGCACAAGTGGACTTGGTGCGCTATGAATTGCACGAGGAGCGCGCTCGCTTTGTCGCACAACTCGCCAAGCGCTTTGCTAATCTCGCCATTAAGCCTAACCATGAAAAACGCATCGCCTTTGTGTTGGCGAATTACCCCACCAAAGATGGACGAATTGGCAACGGCGTGGGGCTAGATACGCCTGCCTCGACAATCAATTTGCTCAAGGCGTTGGAACACGCCGGTTATCCCATCGCCGATGTGCCAGAACATGGCAATGCCTTAATTGAAGCTTTACTTGGCGCGGTGACGAACAACCCAAACACCTTGCACGAAAGAGGGTGCTGGCAAAGTTTGGCACTGGATGATTACCTTCACTATTTTTACCAGTTGCCATTAGAAAGCCAAAACGCGGTGTGGGATCGTTGGGGAGCGCCAGAAAACGACCACAAATGCCGCGAGCAAAACGGCGAACGCCGCATCATGTTGGCGGGCATTCGCCTTGGTGAAACTTTTGTTGGCATTCAACCTGCGCGGGGGTTTAACCTCGATTTGGCAGCCAATTACCACGATCCAGATTTGATTCCGCCCCACAGTTATTTGGCGTTTTATTTCTGGCTGCGTCATGTTTATAAAGTAGATGCCTTTGTGCATGTGGGCAAGCACGGCAATCTAGAATGGCTGCCGGGCAAGGGCACCGCGTTATCCGACCAATGTTGGCCAGACATCGCCTTGGGGCCCATGCCGAATTTTTACCCTTTTATTGTTAATGATCCGGGTGAGGGCGCACAAGCCAAGCGTCGCACACAAGCCACTATTATTGATCATTTAATGCCACCGATGACACGCGCGGAAACGTATGGCGACATGGCCGAGTTGGAAAACTTGGTGGACGAATATTATCAAGCCATGGGCATGGATGTTCGTCGAGAAACTTGGTTGCGCGAACAAATTCTTGAAAAAGTCCAAACGACGCATTTGCTGGAAGAGTTAATCGGTATTGAATCGGACAATGACGATTCGGTGCTGGAAGGCCTAGATACCTATTTGTGCGAGATAAAAGAAGCACAAATTCGCCACGGTTTGCATCGTCTTGGTGAATTACCAGAAGCGGACAAACTCGCCGATACGCTGGTGGCCTTGTTGCGTTTGCCTCGTGGTAAAGAGGCGACCAGCCAAGGCATTCTTCATGCGCTGGTAGAAGACTTGAGTTTATCGCAAGACGATTTTGACCCCATGCAAAGCCTACGTACCCCTTGGCTTGGCAAGCAGCCAGACGCGTTATTAGCGGTCAGTGAGGCACCATGGCGAACCCATGCCGACACCAAAGAGCGATTGGAATTACTCGCTAAGCAATTCGTATTGAGTTATTTGGTTCGAAACGATTCCACTGTGGATTTAACTCGCGCTTATCCACAAACATCGGCTTTGTTATCACACAGTAAAAAAACACTCATGCGCGCTTTAGAGCAAAGTGCTCATGACGAAATTCATGCTTTGCTAATCGGATTAGAAGGCGGTTTTATTCCGCCTGGACCGAGTGGCGCGCCGACAAGAGGGCGGTTGGATACCTTGCCAACCGGGCGTAACTTCTTCTCCGTGGATAACCGCGCCATTCCGTCACCTGCGGCGTGGGCGATTGGCCAACAGTCTGCCGAAGCCCTGATTCAGCGGCATCTTCAAGAGCATGGTGACTACCCGAAAGATTTAGGGCTGTCCGTGTGGGGAACCGCCACCATGCGAACCGGCGGCGACGACATTGCACAAGCGTTTGCCCTGATGGGAGTACGTCCGATTTGGGCGCCGGGGTCAAACCGTGTGACCGATTTTGAAGTCCTGTCTTGTATGCGGCTTGGGCGGCCTCGAGTGGATGTTACCCTTCGAGTATCGGGTTTTTTCCGTGACGCTTTCGCGAATGTGATGCGACTCTATGACGCGGCGGTGCAAGCCATTGCCGACTTTGAAGAGCCGGGCACAGGCAACACCATTCGAGCCAATGTGCAAGCGCGCAAACAAACCTTGCTTGATCAGGGCATGGACGAAGAGCTCGCGAACCGCCAAGCGACGTATCGCGTTTTTGGCAGTAAGCCCGGTGCGTACGGCGCAGGCTTACAAGGCTTAATTGACGAACGTTGCTGGGACACTAAAGCCGATTTAGCGGAAGCCTACGTAAACTGGGGCGGCTATGCCTACGATGGCAACACCTACAATAAGGAGCAAGATGGCGTAGAAGCGAAATCCGCCTTTGTTGAACGCCTGTCTCAGCTTGATGCCGTGGTGCAAAACCAAGACAACCGTGAACACGATATTTTAGATTCCGACGATTATTATCAATTTCAAGGCGGCATGACCAACGCGGTGACGGAATTCAGTGGCCAAGCGCCGAGCGTCTATCACAGTGATCATTCGAACCCCAGCGCACCGAAAATTCGTACCTTAAAAGAAGAGTTAAATCGCGTGGTGCGTTCGCGGGTATTGAACCCGAAATGGATCGACGCTATGCAAAGCCATGGTTACAAGGGCGCGTTTGAAATGACCGCTACGGTAGACTATTTGTTCGCTTACGATGCGACGACGGACTTGGTTGCGGATTATCAGTATGAGCAAGTAACCGATCGCTTATTGCTGGATCCAGACAATCAGGCGTTTATGCGCGATAATAACCCTCATGCGTTAGAAGAAATGGGCGAGCGTTTATTAGAAGCGATTCAGCGCGGCATGTGGCAAAACGCCGAAGCACATCGTCAAAAAATACAGTCCTTGTTGCTTGATTTAGATCAGCAGCAGGAGCAAGAAGATAAACGTCAGTAA
- a CDS encoding DMT family transporter: protein MKNQSNIGGQYFVLLSACFYGLNPFFAQQLFQDGLGAAMVSLYRFILPALFFMFCLRTPRENRLEVFRSLVLGVASGVAIFGYFHALETISAATAILIYYSYPFFSVLIGWWLFKRTPSQNTLVSAALILIAVSLTIRPESLPEGVWLSVAACFLAPVAVATQVQYLSNPKQTIPTRSRVAWITMGHVLVLFPIVVWHEPEQILPVSMVGVFSVFGIALLAAALPQILFMLGAPRSCADRNALTGSLELVVAFLTGALLLGDPLDRFELTAMALIVLALFIKQGQAKSTTYSTAHNTA, encoded by the coding sequence ATGAAAAATCAATCAAACATAGGTGGCCAATATTTTGTGCTGCTGTCGGCCTGCTTTTATGGATTGAATCCTTTTTTTGCCCAGCAGTTGTTTCAAGATGGATTGGGGGCAGCAATGGTCAGTTTGTATCGTTTTATTTTGCCGGCCTTGTTCTTTATGTTTTGTTTACGAACGCCACGAGAAAATAGGCTTGAGGTGTTCAGAAGTTTGGTATTGGGAGTGGCGAGTGGGGTGGCGATTTTTGGTTACTTCCATGCCTTAGAAACGATTTCTGCGGCTACGGCGATTTTAATTTATTACAGCTATCCCTTTTTCAGTGTGTTGATTGGCTGGTGGCTTTTTAAGCGAACACCATCGCAAAACACGCTGGTGTCAGCGGCTTTAATACTGATTGCAGTGTCATTAACCATACGGCCAGAATCCTTGCCAGAAGGCGTTTGGTTGTCAGTGGCGGCTTGTTTTTTGGCGCCTGTGGCGGTGGCGACACAAGTTCAATATTTGTCGAATCCGAAGCAAACGATACCAACACGCAGTCGAGTAGCCTGGATTACTATGGGTCATGTGTTGGTGCTCTTTCCTATTGTGGTGTGGCATGAGCCAGAACAAATATTGCCTGTGTCCATGGTGGGTGTTTTTTCTGTGTTTGGTATCGCTTTATTAGCGGCAGCGTTGCCTCAGATACTGTTTATGCTGGGAGCGCCAAGGTCATGCGCGGATAGAAATGCGTTAACAGGATCACTTGAGTTAGTCGTCGCTTTCCTAACCGGGGCGTTGTTATTAGGTGACCCTTTGGATCGATTTGAATTAACCGCTATGGCGCTGATTGTATTGGCGCTGTTTATCAAGCAAGGACAAGCAAAGTCAACCACATATTCGACAGCTCACAATACGGCTTAA
- the yccS gene encoding YccS family putative transporter, producing MTKNPFTLFSEPIQKMGGMSQFSYGIRVFIALCGAMALSWGIDKIDWVIPLFLGVIASALAETEDGWQGRVRTLLITLVLFLLTAFGVQALMPYPWAFGIGIAVIAFSLTMTGALGRRYSLIAQATLILAVYTMIGLNQVTHEMPIWYEPVLLTVGALWYGILSVIWAALFVHVTLRQALASLYIEIGLYLKLKSTFFPPPSSAAVDTLRLALAQQHGQVVLALNKVREILVSRIGSSPGNPRLGRYIRFYFIAQSIHERASSSHYNYSDLADTFFHSDILFRLQRQLSESGTSCRKIGEAIQGEHAIDLRDSEEAVAGVVKSMEYLEREVHPVQWRLFRSLRQLTDNVVGLQQELDKIPQLEDESVVDASVQIPQPSMTLRSIWGQIIDQLTPRSQVFRHAVRMSIALTCGYAIIQKMNIDVGYWVLLTTLFVCLPTFGSTRKRLYERMVGTAVGLVVAWSLITLFPMQPVQLVLAVVAGVVFFTTRTHRYVLATAAITLMVVCCFNQVSDGYDVILPRLIDTLIGSAISWLAVFFILPDWSYRQLPMTFAEGMRRSAEYLRELMRFYQEDSVDEQIYRRSRRRAYNADALLTSTLVNMQQEPGHYRTDTELWQRLVIRSHTLFNYIAAFSVHRGTLIEQSSNQVLADASAYIVESLENIAQSLEQKQRFTFKLTVFEQWQATLESGTTEEDERHYFVRSQLQSLFDQLKEIQHLTHELQLQVHGDKLKSAQ from the coding sequence TTGACTAAGAATCCTTTTACGCTTTTCTCCGAGCCAATACAAAAAATGGGAGGAATGAGTCAGTTTTCATATGGTATTCGTGTGTTTATCGCCTTATGTGGTGCGATGGCGCTGAGTTGGGGTATTGATAAAATTGATTGGGTAATACCGCTTTTTTTAGGGGTTATCGCCAGTGCGCTGGCAGAAACAGAAGATGGCTGGCAAGGGCGCGTTCGAACTCTTTTAATCACCTTAGTGTTGTTTTTGCTCACAGCGTTTGGCGTACAAGCCTTGATGCCCTATCCGTGGGCGTTTGGTATCGGAATAGCGGTCATCGCATTTTCATTGACGATGACCGGTGCATTAGGTCGACGTTATTCTTTGATTGCTCAGGCGACGCTGATTTTGGCGGTTTACACCATGATTGGTTTAAATCAAGTCACCCATGAAATGCCCATTTGGTATGAACCCGTTTTACTGACAGTGGGTGCTCTGTGGTATGGGATTTTGTCGGTTATCTGGGCGGCACTTTTCGTTCATGTCACTTTGCGGCAAGCGTTGGCGTCGTTGTATATTGAAATTGGCTTATATTTAAAACTGAAGTCTACATTTTTTCCGCCGCCGTCGAGTGCCGCGGTGGATACATTGCGACTAGCGCTGGCGCAGCAGCACGGTCAAGTCGTTTTGGCGTTGAATAAAGTGCGTGAAATCCTAGTGAGTCGTATTGGCAGTAGCCCAGGCAATCCACGCTTGGGGCGCTACATTCGTTTCTATTTTATTGCCCAAAGTATCCATGAGCGGGCCAGTTCTTCTCATTATAATTATTCCGATTTGGCTGATACTTTTTTTCACAGCGATATTTTGTTTCGCCTGCAGCGCCAACTTTCAGAATCGGGAACCAGCTGTCGAAAAATAGGCGAGGCGATTCAAGGCGAACACGCGATCGATCTACGCGACAGCGAAGAAGCGGTAGCAGGTGTTGTAAAGTCGATGGAATACCTTGAACGCGAGGTGCACCCTGTGCAATGGCGTTTGTTTCGTTCGTTACGGCAGTTAACGGATAACGTGGTTGGCTTGCAACAAGAGCTTGATAAAATCCCGCAATTAGAAGACGAGTCAGTGGTCGACGCGTCGGTTCAAATCCCACAACCTAGCATGACGTTACGATCTATCTGGGGCCAAATAATCGATCAATTGACACCCAGGTCGCAAGTGTTTCGTCATGCTGTGCGCATGTCGATCGCCCTAACGTGTGGCTATGCCATTATTCAGAAAATGAACATAGATGTGGGTTATTGGGTGCTATTGACCACATTGTTTGTTTGCTTGCCAACCTTTGGCTCGACGCGAAAACGTCTTTACGAGCGAATGGTGGGCACCGCGGTGGGTTTAGTCGTCGCTTGGTCTTTGATTACTTTATTTCCAATGCAACCGGTGCAACTGGTCTTAGCGGTAGTGGCTGGCGTGGTGTTCTTTACGACTCGCACACATCGATATGTGCTAGCGACAGCGGCGATCACGCTGATGGTAGTTTGTTGCTTTAACCAAGTATCGGACGGTTATGACGTGATCCTACCAAGGCTCATTGATACTCTGATTGGTAGCGCCATATCTTGGTTGGCGGTATTTTTTATTTTACCCGATTGGTCTTACCGACAATTACCGATGACCTTTGCCGAGGGCATGCGTCGTAGTGCGGAGTACCTGCGAGAACTGATGCGGTTTTACCAAGAAGACAGTGTCGACGAACAAATCTATCGTCGTAGCCGTCGTCGTGCTTACAACGCCGATGCTTTGCTAACGTCCACCTTGGTGAATATGCAACAAGAGCCAGGTCATTATCGAACCGATACGGAATTGTGGCAGCGATTAGTGATACGCAGTCATACCTTGTTTAATTACATAGCGGCGTTTAGTGTCCATCGGGGAACGCTGATCGAGCAATCCAGTAATCAAGTACTGGCCGATGCCAGCGCCTATATAGTAGAAAGTTTAGAGAACATTGCTCAAAGTCTCGAACAAAAGCAGCGCTTCACTTTTAAGTTAACTGTGTTTGAGCAGTGGCAAGCAACATTGGAAAGTGGGACGACAGAGGAAGATGAACGCCATTATTTCGTGCGCTCTCAGTTACAGTCTTTGTTTGATCAGTTAAAAGAGATTCAGCATTTAACCCATGAGCTGCAATTGCAGGTACACGGTGATAAGCTCAAAAGCGCACAATAA
- a CDS encoding antibiotic biosynthesis monooxygenase family protein, which translates to MSVIANTPKPPYYAVIFTSTRSEADNGYGEMANRMVALAEQQSGFLGIESAREDIGITVSYWADLESIKRWKANAEHVEAQKNGRQSWYSAFKVRVSKVERDYGL; encoded by the coding sequence ATGTCAGTGATCGCAAATACACCTAAACCTCCTTATTATGCTGTGATATTTACCTCTACACGATCAGAAGCGGATAATGGCTACGGTGAAATGGCAAATAGAATGGTAGCTTTAGCAGAGCAGCAATCTGGTTTTCTTGGTATAGAATCTGCAAGAGAGGACATTGGGATAACCGTTTCTTACTGGGCAGATTTAGAATCCATCAAACGTTGGAAGGCAAACGCTGAACACGTAGAGGCTCAGAAAAATGGGCGTCAATCTTGGTATTCTGCTTTTAAGGTGCGAGTATCAAAGGTTGAGCGCGACTATGGATTATAA
- a CDS encoding sirohydrochlorin chelatase gives MSKTESIKKQGIMICGHGSRDKDAEREFGLVAKGLKERFPHLPVEYGFLEFSAPNIHMGLDSLLKQGVEEIYAVPGMLFAATHAKNDIPSVLTTYEEKNPGLTVTYGRELGLQDDMIEAFQARIYESLGLDPENPPASLYDTLLVVVGRGTSDTGANAEAAKLTRIVNENMGFGWADTVYSGVTYPSVGVGLENLMKLGYKRIVIAPYFLFTGRLIKRIQGYVNKVAEANPAIEFIQTPYLSDHSRVIDAFQNRVEEIMQGEEPTGEETLMNSFKRRLAAGEVDVHHHHAEFVDPLDDTQGVSDFDAKHATFTATDNKPSSVLTAHGHSHSHGHSHDHSHGHSHSHGHSHGHSHGHSHGVYKHIGHPMGPRTMIGEGICCCFMGQFTDEILEEEKHKIDGDCTKTAFAHK, from the coding sequence ATGAGTAAGACAGAATCAATTAAAAAACAAGGCATCATGATTTGTGGTCATGGTAGCCGAGACAAAGACGCCGAACGCGAATTCGGCTTGGTGGCAAAGGGTCTAAAAGAGCGTTTTCCCCATTTGCCAGTAGAATATGGCTTCTTAGAATTTTCCGCGCCTAACATTCATATGGGCTTAGACAGCCTGTTAAAGCAGGGTGTGGAAGAAATTTACGCTGTGCCGGGCATGTTGTTCGCGGCCACTCATGCGAAAAACGACATCCCTTCCGTATTGACCACCTATGAAGAAAAGAACCCAGGATTGACCGTCACTTACGGCCGTGAGCTTGGCTTGCAAGACGACATGATCGAAGCGTTTCAAGCGCGTATTTACGAATCCCTTGGCTTGGATCCAGAGAATCCTCCCGCGAGCTTATACGACACCTTATTGGTCGTAGTCGGACGTGGGACATCAGACACCGGCGCTAATGCCGAAGCGGCTAAACTGACTCGCATTGTTAATGAAAACATGGGCTTTGGCTGGGCCGACACCGTGTATTCTGGCGTGACCTACCCATCGGTGGGTGTTGGTTTAGAGAACCTCATGAAACTGGGTTACAAGCGCATCGTGATTGCGCCTTATTTCTTATTTACCGGTCGATTGATTAAGCGTATTCAAGGTTATGTGAACAAGGTGGCCGAGGCGAATCCGGCCATTGAATTTATTCAAACGCCTTATTTGAGCGACCATTCAAGAGTCATCGATGCCTTCCAAAATCGTGTGGAAGAAATCATGCAGGGTGAAGAGCCGACCGGTGAAGAAACCTTAATGAATTCATTTAAACGCCGCTTAGCCGCCGGCGAAGTGGACGTTCATCATCACCACGCGGAATTTGTCGACCCACTAGACGACACGCAGGGCGTATCCGACTTTGATGCGAAACACGCCACCTTTACTGCGACAGACAACAAACCATCGTCTGTTCTTACCGCGCATGGCCATTCACATTCTCATGGACACAGCCACGATCACAGCCATGGCCATTCACACAGTCATGGTCATTCTCATGGCCATTCTCATGGTCATAGCCACGGTGTTTACAAACACATTGGCCACCCAATGGGACCAAGAACCATGATAGGCGAAGGCATTTGCTGCTGCTTCATGGGGCAATTTACCGATGAGATTTTAGAAGAAGAGAAACACAAAATAGACGGCGACTGCACCAAAACAGCGTTTGCCCATAAATAA
- a CDS encoding LysR family transcriptional regulator: MRLDIKHWEMLNAIDQTGTIRQAADALGVTQSALSHRLAEAERRLGGLLFEREGRRLRQTPSGRAMTQTAKQIIPALQRAEFDFQQMASNKTTVVRIGIAAYSCYHWLPAFLKMMSEKEPHIQLELVASATQNPLRNLQHGDVDVILAPGHLATPSIDSVPVFQDELVLITHPTHPLASKAFVDATDLESEDYLTYSKTAQPGFEYERFIRPSGVVPHLVTVVEVTDAVIELIASNFGVSILSRWAVQSAIKNNTVMAVSLGKEKLTLDWSALIRESEAHNSTSRLVARRLAQWFKL, translated from the coding sequence ATGAGACTTGATATAAAACACTGGGAAATGCTCAATGCGATCGATCAGACTGGCACTATACGACAAGCAGCCGATGCACTTGGTGTTACACAGTCCGCATTGAGTCACAGACTTGCTGAGGCGGAGAGACGTTTGGGCGGGTTATTATTTGAGCGCGAAGGTCGTCGCTTAAGGCAAACACCTTCTGGTCGCGCCATGACGCAAACGGCCAAACAAATCATCCCAGCATTACAACGAGCGGAGTTCGATTTCCAACAAATGGCGAGCAATAAAACCACCGTTGTTCGTATTGGCATCGCTGCTTACAGCTGCTACCACTGGCTACCCGCGTTTTTAAAAATGATGTCGGAAAAAGAACCTCACATTCAATTAGAATTAGTGGCGTCTGCAACGCAAAACCCACTCAGGAACCTTCAACATGGCGACGTAGATGTGATTTTAGCTCCAGGACACTTAGCAACACCTAGCATTGACTCTGTTCCCGTTTTTCAAGACGAGCTTGTTTTAATCACTCACCCGACACATCCTTTGGCAAGCAAAGCCTTTGTAGACGCAACCGACCTAGAGAGTGAAGACTATTTAACTTACAGCAAAACGGCTCAACCAGGTTTTGAATATGAACGCTTCATTCGTCCCTCTGGCGTCGTTCCGCATTTAGTCACAGTGGTTGAAGTCACGGACGCGGTCATCGAATTAATCGCGTCCAACTTTGGCGTGAGTATTTTATCTCGCTGGGCGGTTCAATCAGCGATTAAAAACAACACCGTCATGGCCGTTAGTTTGGGAAAGGAAAAGCTCACCTTAGATTGGTCAGCTTTAATTCGTGAATCTGAAGCACACAACTCAACGTCACGTCTAGTCGCTCGAAGACTAGCACAATGGTTTAAGCTCTAA